TCACCACTCCCACGCTTCCAGGCGCCACCTGGCACGCAACCATCAACCGGACAGAGCCGTCCGTCGATCCGAAGAATCAGAGCGTCTACGTGATCGGAGAAATCCTCGATCCCTTCGAAGATCGCGACTCCTTTCTTCCGGTGGGGGCATTCGTCAATGCGAACATAACAGGGAAGGAAATAAACGATGTTCACCGCTTGCCTGAATCGGCCGTAGTGGACGACGCGTTCATCTGGGTCGTCAGCCCTGAGCAGACAATCAGAAAGCAACCGATCGAGATCGCCTTCAGTCAGGACGGCCTCATCCTCGCTCGCATCGAGGATCCTGTATATGAACTGCCACTACAGGTGCTCACCTTGCCTCTGGCTTCCTTCAAGGAAGGCCAAAAGGTCAATCCTCAAGTCAAAGAGGGAAGAAACTAGGACGCGAACCATCCAAGCGCATTTTACATGGCTGAAGACCCGATCAAAAAACACCCCATCATCGCCTGGTTCGCTGAAAACTCGGTCGTATCCAATATCCTGATGTTCGTCATATTGGGATGGGGCATTTCCACCGCGATCAGCATCCGCAAAGAGGCGTTCCCTAACTTCGAAGCGGATTCTGTGACCATTCGCGTGCCCTTCAATGGGGGAGTGCCCGAGGACGTGGAACGCGGAGTCGCCATCAAAATCGAAGAAGCGCTGCAAAGCGTGGACGGCATCGACCGGATACGCTCCACCTCCACGAGCGGAGGGGCGACCGTGACCGTCGAGGCGATCGAGGACTATCCGCTCACGCGCCTCTTCAACGACATAAAGGTACAGGTCGACGCCATCTCCACCTTCCCAGGCGAGGCCGAAAAACCGATCATAATCGAAAACAAGTCGCGCAGCTCCGTGATGTGGATCGACGTGCATGGAGAAGTATCCGAGCAGGTTTTGAAGGAAACCGCTCGCAGCGTGCGCGACGAGCTCCTGAAGCTCCCGGACGTCAATCAAGTGACGACGTATGGAGATCGCGACTACGAAATCTCCATCGAACTCTCGGAAACCAAGCTCCGCGCCTACGACCTGACGTTTGACGAGGTCGCTTCAGCGATCCGCAACAACTCCGTCGATCTTTCGGGAGGCACCCTGCGCTCCAACCGAGGCGACATTTCCCTGCGATCGCGAGCGCAAGCCTACAACGCGAAGGACTTTTCCAAGATCCCACTTCGAACCAACGCGGATGGCACTCGTATCCATCTCGAGGATGTGGCCGAAATCCGAGACGGCTTCGTCGATCAGAACTATCTCAACCGCTTCGATGGCAGCCCCACCGTCAGCTTGCAGGTGACGACAGACGGCGACAAGGACATCATCAAGGCGTCCACCCAAGTGAAGGATCTGATCGACAGCTACGAGCAGCAATTTTCCCTGCCGGATGGCGTGACGCTAACCTACTGGAACGACGGTTCGGAATCCATCCGATCTCGACTTAACCTTCTCACGAAAAACGGCCTGCAAGGCGTCGCCCTGGTCCTGCTTTCCCTCAGTCTCTTTCTCAATTTCCGCCTCGCCGCCTGGGTGGCCGTCGGCATACCGGTCTCGATCTCCGGCGCCTTGATCCTATTCGATCTGCCAGGCATCGACATCTCGCTAAATCTCATCACGGCGTTCTCCTTCATCATCGTTCTCGGCATCATCGTCGACGACGCGATCGTTCTGGGCGAATCAATCTACTCGGAAAAGGAATCCCAGAAACACCCTGACCATCCCGACGCCGCCATCCGCGCCACGGTCCGAGGCGTATCCAAAGTCTTGACACCCGCCACCTTCGGCGTGCTCACCACCATCGCGGCATTCTTCCCGCTCACTCAAGTTTCGGGACGCATGGGAAACGTCTTTGGACAAATCGCCACCGGCGTGATCTTCTGCCTGATCTTTTCGCTGATCGAGTCGAAGCTCATCCTTCCCTCGCACTTGGCCCATATCGACGTGCACAAGACACCGAAGAACCCGATTGGCCGCTTCTGGCTCTGGTTCCAATCCCTTTTCGCCAAAGGTCTCAGCGCCTTCATCCAAAAGGTCTACAAACCGAGCCTCAGGCTCGCTATCGATTTTCGATACATCACCCTTGCTTCGTTCGTCGGTCTCCTATTCGTCATCGGAGCGCTGCTCCCATCGGGCATGCTTCGATTCGTCTTTTTCCCTGATATTTTCCAGGACAACGTATCGGCAAACCTGACACTAGAGGAAGGCTTGCCTGTCTCCCACTTGCACGAAAACACGCTGCGTATCGCGGAGGCGCTCCACATGGTCAACGAGCGCATCGAGGCCGAAACCGGTGATCGGGTCGTCCGACACATACAGATTTCAGCTAGTTCGAACACAGGGTCAGCCGTATCCGCTAGCTTGATACCTTCCGAAGAAAGGGAGATTTCTTCAGGCGAGATCGTAAACCGGTGGCGAGCCGCTGTTGGGCAGGTCGCCGGGGCCAAGGCCCTTACGTTCAGCGGGCGCGCCGGTCCTCCAGGGCAAGGGCTATCCATCCAGCTGGAGAGCAAAAGCCTCGATGCCTTGCGCGAAGGAGCCGAAGCCATGAAGCAGGCGGTCGCCCGATACGCCGGCGTTTACGACGTGAAGGATAGCTTCACCTCTGGACGCCCCGAGATTCAAGTGGAGCTCACGCCAGCCGGTCAGGCCTCGGGCTTCTCTCGCCGCGACCTTGCCAACGCGGTACGGTCCGCCTTCTACGGCATCGAAGCCCAACGCATCCAGCGAGGACGCGACGAGGTGAAGGCAATGGTTCGCTATCCAGAGGAGGAACGCACGCAGCTCGACACGCTGCGCGAGATGCGTGTACGCCTGCAGGACGGCACTGCGGTACCGATCTCCATCGTCGCCACCACCAAGTTCGGGGAATCGCTGGCGGCTATCGAGCGAGCAGACTACAATCGCATCGTATCGGTGAGCGCCGAAGTGGACAAAACCGTTTCATCCGGCGACGAGGTTCTGGCCAACTTAGCGGCTGATTTCTTTCCCACCTTCCGAGCGCAGCATCCCGAGGTCGCCATCTCTCTGCGCGGCGAAGCGGAGCAGCGCATGAGGTCGCTCGGCTCCTTGCGCACCGGTTTGATGGTTTCCATCCTGCTCATCTACATCCTGCTCGCCATCCCGCTCAAGTCCTACCTCAAGCCGCTGTTCATCATGTCGGTCATTCCCTTCGGCATCATCGGCGCACTGCTCGGTCATTTCATCGTGGGCATATCCGTATCCATTTTGTCACTATTCGGCCTGCTCGCCCTTTCGGGCATCGTAGTCAACGATTCCCTTGTCTTGATCGCTCGCATAGACGACCTGCGCAGCGAGGGACTGAGCATGCGGGAGGCCATCACGGAGGCGGGTCCACAGCGCTTCCGAGCGATTCTTCTCACGACACTGACCACGTTCATCGGACTGGTGCCCATCCTGCTCGAACCGAGCGTGCAAGCGCAGTTTCTTAAGCCGATGGCGGTTTCGGTGGGCTTCGGCGTAGTGTTCGCCACCACCATCACCCTGATCCTTCTTCCAGTGCTTCTCATCACCTTCGACGAGACTCTCGGCTCGTCCTTCCGGTACTATCGCGATCTGATGAAGCGAAAGCTCTGAGTGCCGTTCGAAGCGCCTTCGCCTCTCTATAGTTAGAATGACCTTGCCCGGGATGAGTAGGCCTTGCTCCCTTTACCTGGGGCCGCTATAGCGTATCTTGCCCGCTGAAATCGCTATGTACCCAGAAACCCCTTCCTTTCACGCACATCATTCCCCGATGGGCGCCCTTTCCTCCTTCACTTGCGGAGCCCGTGACGCCAAGGGCGGCATGGGGATAGCCCTGCCCGGCCCCTACCAAGGCGGCATCACCATCGGCTACATCGATGAAAGAAACACCCTGCGAGCCCTGCCCTTTTTCGAAGGCAGCGACTCGTCCGAATCGGAACGCTACGTGCAGGGCGCGGAGGGAACTTCCGGAAGGCTTGGCGTGATCCAAGACTATACACGCGAATACCTTTGGGCTACCGACCGCATCCAGACTCCAGAGCTGGATTTCGAGATCGCCACTCCTTTCTTCCCCCTGCCCGACCCCGAGCAAGCAAGCCCCGAAGAACTGGCGTTCGCCTGCTGCCCTGCAGTCCACCTGACTCTGCGTTTCAAAAACGCGGGACAGACCCCCTGGCGCGGCGTGTTCGCTCTGCAGATCGACAATCGCTGGAGCAGTCTCGGTCAACAGACCCATGGCAGCCTGATCGGAGCCACCTCGCAAAACCGCATAGGCTTCGCCACCCGGCACCCGATGGCTCGCTCCTTCATCGATTTCGACCCCATCTCCGCGATCAACCGCAAGCACAGCACGCCCGAGTTTCTCCTCGGTCCGACCGCTGGACTCGAGATCGACGTGCCCCCCGGCGAAGAGGTCGAACTGCCCATCGTCCTAGGCTTTTTCGAGGGTGGAGACGCGACCTACAACCGACAGACCATCTATTACTACCGACGACATTTCGGCAGTCTGTCACAAGTTCTTCAATACGGGATCGAGAACCGCGAACGCTATCTGGAGCAGGCTAGTCGGCGCGACCTCGAGCTCTCGCAGGCCTCTCTCAACGAAGAGCAGAAGTTCCTCATCGCTCACGCCACCCGCAGCTACTACGGATCGACTCAGTGGCTCTGGGACGGAATGAAAAGCGTCTGGGTGGTCAACGAAGGCGAATACCTGATGATGAACACCTTCGATCTCACGGTGGACATGCTCTTCTTCGAGATGCGCTTCAATCCTTGGACCGTGCGCAACGTGCTGGAACAGTTCGTACAGAGCTACTCCTTCTACGACGAGGTTTTCGATCCCCAAAAACCGGATACATTGCATCCTGGAGGGATTTCGTTCACCCATGACATGGGGGTGATGAACCATTGGAGCCCTGCCACGCGGAGTTCCTACGAGGTCGGCGGACTAGACCGGGCCTGCTTCTCCCATATGACCTGCGAACAGCTGACCAACTGGGTGCTTTGCGCGGGAATCTATCTCTCTCAAACCGACGATCAGGAGTTTCTGCGACGCTACCGCGGCGTTCTCATCGAGTGCTTCCGCTCCCTGCAGAATCGGGACCACTACGATCCCGAGAAACGCAACGGCATCATGAGCTTGGAATCCTCCCGCACCGAGGGCGGTGGCGAAATCACAACCTACGATTCGCTTGACCATTCGCTCGGCCAGAGCCGGGAAAACATCTACCTTGGCGGCAAGATGTGGGCCAGCTACCTGACCCTGCAATCCCTCTTCGAGCGATGCGAACTTAGCTCGCTGGCTCGAGAAGCCGAGGCGGCGGCCCAGCTCGCGTCCGCGACCTTAGCTTCCGGATACGACGAATCCCTTGGCTACATTCCAGCCGTTCTCGATGGCAAGAATACCAGCGCCATTATACCGGCCATCGAAGCGCTGGCCTACCCTTACCTCATGGGACTCGAGGATGCGGTGCAAGAGAACGGGCCTTACGGCTACTACATTCGCACCCTGAAAAAGCATTTCTCCAACATTTTGAATACGGATTTCTGCCTCTACGAGGATGGCGGGTGGAAACTCTCCTCCTCGGCGGACAACTCCTGGATGTCCAAGATCAACCTCTGCCAATTCGTGGCTCGAAAGGTTCTCGGATTCGACTTTGGCGAAGACCAGCTCAAGGCCGATCGCGCCCACGCTCGCTGGGAGCGAGAAGGGTCTCGGCTTTCCGCTTGCTCCGATCAGTTCCGATCTGGCGTGGCCCATGGCAGCCTCTACTACCCGCGCATCGTCACCAACATTCTTTGGCTCGGGGAATGATCCAGCACCGCCAGTTCCTCAAGGCTGGCGAGTTCTTCCCGAGCCGCTAGCCGTTTCGCCTAGCGGCAATCGCCCCATCGCGACCAGCGAAGCGAGCACCAGGACCCCTCCAACCACGATGCCAAGGCCTATCGTTTCCTCTTCGATGAATAGAGCGGATTCGATCACCCCGCACAACGGGATCAGAAACCGGTAGGCGGAAAGCACGTTTACGCTGTAACGCTCGATCAGGCGATTCCAAAGCGTGAAGGCGGTCGCTGAAAGGAAGGACAGGTACAGAATAGGCCAAATCGCATCGAAATGAATGTCCTTCCAGAAACCACTCCAACCCGACGCCCCGGTCACGTACAGCATGCCCCCTCCGATGAACAGCGACAGAGCGGTCACGGTCCGGCTTCCAAATTCGGCGGAAACCAACTTCAGTCCAATGGCGCCCAAGGCGCCCGACAACGCCGCCAGCAAGAACATGGCCGAGCCAAGCAAAACCTGGCCGCTGCCCGCGCCAGGAGCGTAAACGGCTATGGCGATTCCAACCGAACACGCCAGCAAGACCAGCCAGTGCCTTCCGGTAGGCTTCGGCGTCTTTAGAAAAACAGGAGCCAGCACGACCCATAGAAAGCTGCCCGAACTCCCCAGCAATGCGCCAAGGGTACCGCTGGATATGCTCAACGCATAATAGAAAAACAAATACTGAAAATACGTTTGTCCGAGGATAACCCAAACAAGCTTGCCTTTTGGCGCTTCGCGAATCGTCGCCAGTACGGAATGACGACAAAACGGCATAATGAAGAGGCCAGCCAAAGTGAAACGTACTCCCGCGAAGGCCATGCGCTCCCCGAAACCCTCGATCGCCAAACTCTCGTAGCTCAGCTTGATAACGGGAAAGGCGCTGCCCCACAGGGCCGCGCATAGCGTCACCTGCAGATAGAAGCTCCATGGAAGTCGTTGCATAAGCCGCCGCAGCTAAGCCAATCCCGAGCGCGAGGCAATCCGCAAAATCCGATCGCATAAGACGATTGGGAAAATGCAGATTCGCGAAGCGCCGCCACGTTTCGTCTCGTCCGCCCGTCGTCTCCTTCGCGCCGCGAACCGCAGCCAGAACTCGGCGTTCGTCCAGAAACCGAAAAGGCAGCCCGCGATGGGCTGCCTTCGCACTACAAACGAGAATAGATTCGACCTGCGCCGAAGCAACTATCGCTTCTTGCTTTTTCCGGGATGGTCGTCGCCTTTGTGATGGCCGTACTTGCGCCCTTTGCCCCGATCGTGGCTACGCTTTTCAGCAAGTTTGACGGCGCGCTCGAAGTCGCGATCTGAAATGTCGAACTTCCACACCGCGTCTCCCAAACCGTCGGGCACCTCGACGAGATCGGTGCTGTCCGGGTGCTGCACCGCGACCACGAATTCGAACGGATTGACTGGATTGAAGATCATGCCAGTCGCTTCCGAGCCATCGACACGGATGCTCATGAAATGGTCGAGCGATTCCGCCACCCCATCGTTGTCCACGTCACGGGCGAACCAGATATCCCCGCCGATGTCGCTATTGTTAGGAGCATCCTCGATGATGTAGATGTTTCCGATAGCGTCCTGGGCAAGGTTGTC
The DNA window shown above is from Pelagicoccus sp. SDUM812003 and carries:
- a CDS encoding efflux RND transporter permease subunit, with amino-acid sequence MAEDPIKKHPIIAWFAENSVVSNILMFVILGWGISTAISIRKEAFPNFEADSVTIRVPFNGGVPEDVERGVAIKIEEALQSVDGIDRIRSTSTSGGATVTVEAIEDYPLTRLFNDIKVQVDAISTFPGEAEKPIIIENKSRSSVMWIDVHGEVSEQVLKETARSVRDELLKLPDVNQVTTYGDRDYEISIELSETKLRAYDLTFDEVASAIRNNSVDLSGGTLRSNRGDISLRSRAQAYNAKDFSKIPLRTNADGTRIHLEDVAEIRDGFVDQNYLNRFDGSPTVSLQVTTDGDKDIIKASTQVKDLIDSYEQQFSLPDGVTLTYWNDGSESIRSRLNLLTKNGLQGVALVLLSLSLFLNFRLAAWVAVGIPVSISGALILFDLPGIDISLNLITAFSFIIVLGIIVDDAIVLGESIYSEKESQKHPDHPDAAIRATVRGVSKVLTPATFGVLTTIAAFFPLTQVSGRMGNVFGQIATGVIFCLIFSLIESKLILPSHLAHIDVHKTPKNPIGRFWLWFQSLFAKGLSAFIQKVYKPSLRLAIDFRYITLASFVGLLFVIGALLPSGMLRFVFFPDIFQDNVSANLTLEEGLPVSHLHENTLRIAEALHMVNERIEAETGDRVVRHIQISASSNTGSAVSASLIPSEEREISSGEIVNRWRAAVGQVAGAKALTFSGRAGPPGQGLSIQLESKSLDALREGAEAMKQAVARYAGVYDVKDSFTSGRPEIQVELTPAGQASGFSRRDLANAVRSAFYGIEAQRIQRGRDEVKAMVRYPEEERTQLDTLREMRVRLQDGTAVPISIVATTKFGESLAAIERADYNRIVSVSAEVDKTVSSGDEVLANLAADFFPTFRAQHPEVAISLRGEAEQRMRSLGSLRTGLMVSILLIYILLAIPLKSYLKPLFIMSVIPFGIIGALLGHFIVGISVSILSLFGLLALSGIVVNDSLVLIARIDDLRSEGLSMREAITEAGPQRFRAILLTTLTTFIGLVPILLEPSVQAQFLKPMAVSVGFGVVFATTITLILLPVLLITFDETLGSSFRYYRDLMKRKL
- a CDS encoding glycoside hydrolase family 52 protein, with protein sequence MGALSSFTCGARDAKGGMGIALPGPYQGGITIGYIDERNTLRALPFFEGSDSSESERYVQGAEGTSGRLGVIQDYTREYLWATDRIQTPELDFEIATPFFPLPDPEQASPEELAFACCPAVHLTLRFKNAGQTPWRGVFALQIDNRWSSLGQQTHGSLIGATSQNRIGFATRHPMARSFIDFDPISAINRKHSTPEFLLGPTAGLEIDVPPGEEVELPIVLGFFEGGDATYNRQTIYYYRRHFGSLSQVLQYGIENRERYLEQASRRDLELSQASLNEEQKFLIAHATRSYYGSTQWLWDGMKSVWVVNEGEYLMMNTFDLTVDMLFFEMRFNPWTVRNVLEQFVQSYSFYDEVFDPQKPDTLHPGGISFTHDMGVMNHWSPATRSSYEVGGLDRACFSHMTCEQLTNWVLCAGIYLSQTDDQEFLRRYRGVLIECFRSLQNRDHYDPEKRNGIMSLESSRTEGGGEITTYDSLDHSLGQSRENIYLGGKMWASYLTLQSLFERCELSSLAREAEAAAQLASATLASGYDESLGYIPAVLDGKNTSAIIPAIEALAYPYLMGLEDAVQENGPYGYYIRTLKKHFSNILNTDFCLYEDGGWKLSSSADNSWMSKINLCQFVARKVLGFDFGEDQLKADRAHARWEREGSRLSACSDQFRSGVAHGSLYYPRIVTNILWLGE
- a CDS encoding DMT family transporter; its protein translation is MQRLPWSFYLQVTLCAALWGSAFPVIKLSYESLAIEGFGERMAFAGVRFTLAGLFIMPFCRHSVLATIREAPKGKLVWVILGQTYFQYLFFYYALSISSGTLGALLGSSGSFLWVVLAPVFLKTPKPTGRHWLVLLACSVGIAIAVYAPGAGSGQVLLGSAMFLLAALSGALGAIGLKLVSAEFGSRTVTALSLFIGGGMLYVTGASGWSGFWKDIHFDAIWPILYLSFLSATAFTLWNRLIERYSVNVLSAYRFLIPLCGVIESALFIEEETIGLGIVVGGVLVLASLVAMGRLPLGETASGSGRTRQP